A stretch of the Bacillus anthracis str. Vollum genome encodes the following:
- the kinB gene encoding sporulation sensor histidine kinase KinB, whose translation MELIRDLMIQIAIIILPLFLYEAIRLNRYQEMPPKPNRYFIMFLSSITLVLSMTYSICFGDVCGYNFHPIPIVSGFLYGGIVGLVPAAIFVAYEWVLKGINLLPVIEVIFLSIVPLFLSKKWSLFSRDKKLILAFMISSLYVLVSLVIGMINVLLETGFTPYVSHLYSGYIFASLIMVMTMVFQVYLTEYLNENAILRTEMQKSEKLNIVSELAASVAHEVRNPLTVVRGFIQLLESTEDVKNKDYMRLVLAELDRAEQIISDYLNLARPQIEKKEHICLSAQLIEMTTLMSSFAAMQGVYLQVEISESLYTIGDKTKLKQAIMNVVKNGIEAIQGNKGYLKVTAMQKDETIVIRVKDSGVGMTKEQLARLGQPYYSLKEKGTGLGLMVTFSILQAHNGTLEYKSESGQGTEAIIILPAVRNKE comes from the coding sequence ATGGAGCTTATCCGTGATTTAATGATCCAAATTGCCATCATTATTTTGCCACTATTTTTATACGAAGCGATTCGTTTAAATCGTTATCAAGAAATGCCTCCGAAGCCGAACCGCTACTTTATTATGTTTTTATCTAGCATTACACTCGTTCTCTCTATGACATACTCTATTTGTTTTGGGGACGTTTGTGGGTATAACTTTCACCCAATCCCGATTGTTAGTGGTTTTCTATATGGTGGGATTGTTGGTTTAGTCCCGGCTGCTATTTTTGTTGCATATGAATGGGTGCTAAAGGGAATAAACCTTCTTCCAGTTATAGAAGTAATATTCCTATCGATAGTTCCATTATTTTTATCAAAGAAATGGTCTCTATTTTCAAGGGATAAGAAGCTAATTTTGGCCTTTATGATTTCATCATTGTACGTACTCGTTTCTTTAGTGATTGGCATGATTAATGTTCTGCTAGAAACGGGGTTTACACCATATGTTTCGCACTTATATAGCGGATACATATTCGCTTCGCTTATTATGGTTATGACAATGGTATTTCAGGTGTACTTAACAGAATATTTAAATGAAAATGCAATACTACGTACAGAGATGCAAAAGTCAGAGAAACTTAATATAGTAAGTGAGTTAGCTGCAAGTGTTGCACATGAGGTTCGAAATCCGCTCACTGTTGTTCGTGGTTTTATTCAATTGCTTGAAAGTACGGAAGATGTGAAGAATAAGGATTATATGCGTCTCGTATTAGCCGAATTAGACCGGGCAGAACAAATTATTTCAGATTATTTGAATTTAGCAAGGCCACAAATTGAGAAGAAAGAACATATTTGCTTATCAGCCCAATTAATAGAAATGACAACCCTTATGTCATCATTTGCAGCGATGCAAGGTGTATATTTGCAAGTTGAGATTTCTGAAAGCCTTTATACGATTGGTGATAAGACGAAATTAAAACAAGCTATTATGAATGTTGTTAAAAATGGTATTGAAGCAATTCAAGGAAATAAAGGATATTTAAAGGTAACGGCTATGCAAAAAGATGAAACGATTGTAATAAGAGTTAAAGATAGTGGTGTTGGTATGACGAAAGAACAGTTAGCCAGGCTCGGACAACCGTATTATTCTTTAAAAGAAAAAGGAACAGGATTAGGTCTTATGGTAACATTTAGTATTTTACAAGCACATAATGGTACGCTGGAATATAAAAGCGAAAGTGGGCAAGGCACGGAAGCAATTATTATATTACCAGCTGTAAGAAATAAGGAATAA
- the malR gene encoding maltose operon transcriptional repressor MalR, with protein MTVTIKDVAKKANVAPSTVSRVIADNPSISEKTKRRVRKVMSELGYHPNLNARNLANQTTKTLGLVMPSSASKAFQNPFFPEVIRGISSFAHVEGYALYMSTGETEDEIFNGVVKMVQGRQIGGIILLYSRENDRIIQYLHKQNFPFVLIGKPYDRKEEITYVDNDNYTAAREVAEYLISLGHKQIAFIGGGSDLLVTRDRLAGMSDALKLADIVLPKEYILHFDFSRESGQQAVEELMGLKQPPTAIMATDDLIGLGVLSALSKKGFVVPKDVSIVSFNNALLSEIASPPLSTVDVNIYQLGYEAAKALVDKVENAESTAKCIIIPHKLLKRQTCDHYATKS; from the coding sequence ATGACAGTTACAATTAAAGATGTGGCGAAGAAGGCGAATGTAGCACCATCTACCGTTTCTCGTGTAATTGCTGATAATCCAAGTATAAGTGAAAAAACAAAGCGTCGTGTTCGGAAAGTGATGAGTGAACTAGGGTATCATCCAAATTTAAACGCAAGAAACCTAGCTAACCAAACAACAAAAACACTTGGCCTTGTTATGCCAAGTTCTGCAAGTAAAGCTTTTCAAAATCCTTTTTTCCCAGAAGTTATAAGAGGAATTAGTTCATTTGCACATGTGGAAGGGTATGCGCTTTATATGTCGACAGGTGAAACGGAAGATGAAATTTTTAACGGTGTTGTAAAGATGGTGCAGGGGCGCCAAATTGGTGGCATTATTCTTTTATATTCAAGAGAGAATGATCGGATTATTCAATATTTACATAAACAAAATTTTCCGTTCGTATTAATTGGGAAACCATATGATCGTAAAGAAGAAATTACATATGTAGATAATGACAATTATACAGCTGCAAGAGAAGTGGCAGAATATTTGATTTCATTAGGTCATAAACAAATCGCATTCATCGGCGGTGGATCAGATTTACTTGTAACGAGAGATCGTTTGGCTGGTATGAGTGATGCTTTAAAATTAGCAGACATTGTATTGCCAAAAGAATATATTTTACATTTTGATTTTTCAAGAGAAAGTGGTCAACAAGCCGTTGAGGAATTAATGGGGCTAAAGCAACCACCGACAGCAATTATGGCAACGGATGACTTGATTGGTCTTGGTGTGTTAAGTGCACTTTCTAAAAAAGGATTTGTTGTACCCAAGGATGTTTCAATTGTAAGTTTCAACAATGCTTTATTATCAGAAATTGCGAGTCCGCCACTCTCGACAGTTGATGTGAATATATACCAGCTAGGATATGAAGCTGCAAAAGCTTTAGTTGATAAAGTAGAGAATGCGGAGTCTACTGCAAAGTGTATTATTATTCCGCATAAATTACTGAAGCGTCAAACTTGCGATCATTATGCAACAAAAAGCTAA
- the malL gene encoding oligo-1,6-glucosidase — protein MEKQWWKESVVYQIYPRSFMDSNGDGIGDLRGIISKLDYLKELGIDVIWLSPVYESPNDDNGYDISDYCKIMNEFGTMEDWDELLHEMHERNMKLMMDLVVNHTSDEHNWFIESRKSKDNKYRDYYIWRPGKEGKEPNNWGAAFSGSAWQYDEMTDEYYLHLFSKKQPDLNWDNEKVRQDVYGMMKFWLEKGIDGFRMDVINFISKEEGLPTVETEEEGYVSGHKHFMNGPNIHKYLHEMNEEVLSHYDIMTVGEMPGVTTEEAKLYTGEERKELQMVFQFEHMDLDSGEGGKWDVKPCSLLTLKENLTKWQKALEHTGWNSLYWNNHDQPRVVSRFGNDGMYRIESAKMLATVLHMMKGTPYIYQGEEIGMTNVRFESIDEYRDIETLNMYKEKVMERGEDIEKVMQSIYIKGRDNARTPMQWDDQNHAGFTTGEPWITVNPNYKEINVKQAIQNKDSIFYYYKKLIELRKNNEIVVYGSYDLILENNPSIFAYVRTYGVEKLLVIANFTAEECIFELPEDISYSEVELLIHNYDVENGPIENIPLRPYEAMVFKLK, from the coding sequence ATGGAAAAACAGTGGTGGAAAGAAAGTGTAGTATATCAAATTTATCCTCGTAGCTTTATGGATAGCAATGGTGATGGTATCGGGGATCTTCGCGGTATTATTTCAAAGTTAGATTACTTAAAAGAATTAGGGATTGATGTGATTTGGTTATCGCCAGTTTATGAATCTCCAAATGATGATAATGGTTATGATATAAGTGATTATTGTAAAATTATGAATGAGTTCGGAACAATGGAAGATTGGGATGAGCTATTACATGAAATGCATGAACGTAATATGAAACTGATGATGGACTTAGTTGTTAATCATACTTCTGATGAACATAATTGGTTTATTGAATCACGTAAATCAAAAGATAATAAATATAGAGATTACTATATATGGCGTCCTGGAAAAGAAGGAAAAGAGCCGAATAACTGGGGAGCAGCTTTTAGTGGATCAGCATGGCAGTATGATGAAATGACAGATGAATATTATTTACATCTGTTTTCTAAAAAACAGCCAGATTTAAATTGGGATAATGAAAAGGTAAGACAAGATGTTTATGGAATGATGAAGTTTTGGTTAGAAAAAGGAATTGATGGCTTCCGCATGGATGTTATTAATTTTATTTCTAAAGAAGAGGGATTACCAACTGTTGAAACAGAAGAAGAGGGGTATGTTTCAGGTCATAAGCATTTTATGAACGGTCCAAACATTCATAAATATTTACATGAAATGAATGAAGAAGTATTGTCTCATTATGATATTATGACGGTTGGTGAAATGCCTGGTGTAACGACAGAAGAAGCGAAATTGTATACTGGGGAAGAACGAAAAGAACTGCAGATGGTATTCCAATTTGAACATATGGATTTAGATTCAGGAGAAGGTGGGAAATGGGATGTAAAACCATGTTCACTCCTTACTTTAAAAGAGAATTTAACGAAGTGGCAAAAAGCGTTAGAACATACAGGTTGGAATAGTCTGTATTGGAATAACCATGATCAGCCTCGCGTTGTATCTCGTTTTGGTAATGATGGCATGTATCGCATTGAATCTGCGAAAATGTTAGCGACGGTACTTCATATGATGAAAGGGACACCGTATATTTATCAAGGAGAAGAAATTGGAATGACGAACGTCCGATTTGAGTCGATTGATGAATATCGAGATATTGAAACGTTAAATATGTATAAGGAAAAAGTTATGGAGCGCGGTGAAGATATAGAGAAGGTGATGCAGTCTATCTATATAAAAGGCCGAGATAATGCTAGAACACCGATGCAGTGGGATGATCAAAATCACGCTGGATTTACAACAGGTGAACCTTGGATTACGGTAAATCCTAACTATAAAGAGATTAATGTGAAACAAGCGATCCAAAATAAAGATTCAATTTTTTATTACTATAAAAAATTAATTGAGTTACGCAAAAATAATGAAATAGTTGTGTATGGATCATATGATTTAATATTGGAGAATAATCCATCTATCTTTGCATACGTAAGGACATATGGAGTTGAAAAACTTCTTGTTATTGCAAACTTTACTGCGGAAGAATGTATATTTGAATTGCCTGAGGACATTAGTTATAGTGAAGTAGAGTTACTCATACACAATTACGACGTAGAGAATGGACCGATAGAAAACATACCATTACGTCCGTATGAAGCAATGGTATTCAAATTGAAATAA
- a CDS encoding alpha-glycosidase — translation MLKEAIYHRPKDNYAYAYDEKTIHIRIRTKRDDVQSTTLIYGDPYEWKDGKWISSSTPMKKTGSTALFDYWFISIEPKFKRLRYGFELKNDTDTLIYAERGFFSTTPNDDVGNFFCFPFIHANDVFKAPSWIKDTVWYQIFPERFANGDHTLNPENTLPWGSAEPTPTNFFGGDFAGIIQNLDYLVKLGISGIYFTPIFKAHSNHKYDTIDYMEIDPQFGTKETFKELVQACHTHGIKVMLDAVFNHSGYFFDKFQDVLQNGEQSAYKEWFHIHEFPIRTEPLPNYDTFAFTPYMPKLNTAHPDVKEYLLEVGRYWVREFNIDGWRLDVANEVDHNFWREFRSEIKALNSEVYILGEIWHDALPWLQGDQFDAVMSYPVTNALLSYFANDSIKANEFMKQITESLHSYSMNVNEAAFHLLDSHDTPRILTTCNGDKNKLKLLYVFHLSFIGSPCIYYGDEIGMDGGMDPDCRKCMVWDTEEQDHTLFTHVQTLISLRKQYKAFGGHGTFQFIEANDEYNYISYTKTYEDETIFFVLNPTNSDITASLPLHVTGKKIINIYTNEEFSAEASVLQVTLPPYGFSILKW, via the coding sequence ATGCTTAAAGAAGCCATTTATCATAGGCCAAAAGATAATTACGCATACGCTTACGATGAAAAAACGATTCACATCCGAATACGTACGAAAAGAGACGATGTTCAAAGCACCACTCTTATTTATGGTGATCCTTATGAATGGAAAGACGGGAAGTGGATTTCTTCAAGTACACCGATGAAAAAAACTGGTTCTACTGCATTGTTTGATTATTGGTTCATTTCCATCGAGCCGAAATTTAAGCGCTTACGTTATGGATTTGAATTAAAAAACGATACAGACACTCTTATTTATGCAGAGCGAGGATTTTTTTCTACCACTCCAAATGATGACGTTGGTAACTTTTTCTGTTTTCCATTTATTCATGCAAATGATGTATTCAAAGCACCTTCTTGGATTAAAGATACTGTTTGGTATCAAATTTTCCCAGAACGGTTCGCTAATGGAGATCATACGCTGAATCCAGAAAACACCCTTCCTTGGGGCAGCGCTGAGCCAACTCCAACTAATTTTTTCGGTGGAGATTTTGCTGGTATTATTCAAAACCTTGATTACCTTGTTAAGCTTGGAATTTCAGGAATATATTTCACACCTATTTTCAAAGCACATTCAAACCATAAATATGACACAATTGACTACATGGAAATCGATCCACAATTTGGTACAAAAGAAACATTCAAAGAACTCGTTCAGGCATGTCATACACACGGTATAAAAGTAATGCTCGATGCTGTATTCAATCACAGTGGATACTTTTTCGATAAATTTCAAGACGTACTACAAAATGGTGAGCAGTCAGCATATAAAGAATGGTTCCATATTCATGAGTTCCCAATTAGAACTGAGCCACTCCCGAATTATGATACTTTCGCGTTTACACCGTATATGCCGAAATTAAACACAGCGCACCCGGATGTAAAAGAATACTTACTTGAAGTAGGGCGTTATTGGGTGAGAGAATTCAATATAGACGGTTGGCGCCTTGATGTAGCAAATGAAGTCGACCATAACTTTTGGAGAGAATTTCGAAGTGAGATAAAAGCATTAAATTCTGAAGTATATATTTTAGGAGAAATTTGGCACGATGCACTTCCATGGCTACAAGGAGATCAATTCGATGCTGTCATGAGCTATCCTGTTACAAACGCCCTACTGTCTTACTTTGCTAACGATTCCATTAAGGCAAATGAATTTATGAAACAAATTACAGAATCTCTACATTCCTACTCTATGAATGTAAATGAAGCAGCATTTCATTTATTAGATAGCCATGATACACCAAGAATTTTGACAACATGTAACGGAGATAAAAATAAGTTAAAATTACTTTATGTATTCCATCTTTCTTTCATCGGCTCTCCTTGTATTTATTATGGAGACGAAATTGGTATGGACGGCGGTATGGACCCAGATTGTCGCAAATGTATGGTTTGGGATACGGAAGAACAAGATCATACATTATTTACACATGTACAAACATTAATTTCATTACGAAAGCAATATAAAGCATTTGGAGGACATGGTACTTTCCAATTCATTGAAGCAAATGATGAATATAATTATATTTCTTATACGAAAACATATGAAGATGAAACGATCTTTTTCGTTTTAAATCCGACTAATAGTGATATTACAGCTTCACTCCCTCTCCATGTTACTGGAAAGAAAATCATTAATATTTATACAAACGAAGAATTTTCAGCGGAAGCAAGTGTATTACAAGTTACACTTCCTCCATATGGATTCTCCATATTAAAATGGTAA
- a CDS encoding aminotransferase A, whose amino-acid sequence MEQFINPRVKDIQISGIRQFSNMIQNYDNLISLTIGQSDFPTPSLVKEAAKRAITENYTSYTHNAGLLELRKAACNFVKDNYDLHYSPETETIVTIGASEAIDVAFRTILEPGTEVILPAPIYPGYEPIIRLCGATPIFIDVRETGFRLTAEALENAITEKTRCVVLPYPSNPTGVTLSKKELQDIADVLKDKNIFVLSDEIYSELVYEQTHTSIAHFPEMREKTIVINGLSKSHSMTGWRIGLLFAPSYLAGHILKVHQYNVTCATSIAQYAAIEALTAAKDAPKMMRHQYKKRRDYVYNRLIQMGLTVEKPTGAFYLFPYVGHLTSSSFDFALDLVKEAGLAVVPGTAFSEYGEGYLRLSYAYSIETLKEGCDRLEAFLQQKAKS is encoded by the coding sequence ATGGAACAATTCATTAATCCTAGAGTGAAGGACATCCAAATTTCTGGGATCCGTCAATTCTCTAACATGATTCAAAACTACGATAACCTTATCTCTTTAACAATTGGACAATCCGATTTTCCTACACCTTCTCTCGTAAAAGAAGCGGCAAAACGGGCTATTACAGAAAATTATACAAGCTACACACATAACGCTGGTTTACTAGAATTACGCAAGGCAGCTTGTAACTTTGTAAAAGATAACTACGATTTACATTATTCACCTGAAACCGAAACCATCGTTACAATTGGTGCCAGTGAAGCAATTGATGTTGCATTTCGAACGATTTTAGAGCCAGGAACAGAAGTCATTTTACCTGCTCCTATTTATCCCGGATACGAGCCGATTATTCGATTATGCGGTGCAACACCTATTTTTATCGATGTTCGTGAAACTGGCTTCCGTTTAACAGCCGAAGCACTGGAAAATGCTATTACAGAAAAAACAAGATGCGTCGTACTGCCGTATCCTTCTAATCCAACTGGTGTCACTTTATCTAAAAAAGAACTACAAGATATTGCAGATGTTTTAAAAGATAAAAATATTTTCGTCCTTTCTGATGAAATTTATAGTGAACTTGTATATGAACAAACACATACATCGATTGCTCATTTCCCAGAAATGCGCGAAAAGACTATCGTCATTAACGGCTTATCAAAATCGCATTCTATGACTGGCTGGCGTATCGGTCTATTATTTGCACCAAGCTATTTAGCTGGGCATATATTAAAAGTTCATCAATACAACGTAACGTGCGCTACTTCAATCGCTCAATATGCTGCAATTGAAGCATTAACAGCTGCTAAAGATGCACCAAAAATGATGCGCCATCAATACAAAAAACGCCGTGATTACGTATATAATAGACTTATTCAAATGGGCTTAACAGTTGAAAAGCCAACAGGTGCATTTTACTTATTCCCATATGTTGGCCATTTAACATCTTCATCATTTGATTTTGCACTTGACCTTGTCAAAGAAGCTGGACTTGCCGTCGTTCCTGGAACAGCATTCTCTGAATATGGTGAAGGCTACCTTCGCTTGTCTTATGCATATAGTATTGAAACTTTAAAAGAAGGCTGTGACCGTTTAGAAGCCTTTCTACAACAAAAAGCTAAGAGTTAA
- a CDS encoding extracellular solute-binding protein, producing the protein MKKALSLLTVSALSIGMLSACGPKDSGKKEESKAKKDYDLLVWEDDKKGVGLEPAVKSFEEKYKVKVKVVEMQMTDQVKKLRLDGPAGTGPDVVTLPHDQIGNAVTEGLLSEVKADDAVKSKFTDSSIEAQTYNGKLYGLPKAIETPVFIYNKKLMPKAPETMDELFNFSKEFTKDGKYGFLALGDNFYFANAFMAGMGGYVFGEKDGKPNASDVGLNNSGAVQGAEYLQKWYKEKLFPKGIIGESGGPAADGLFNEGKAASIMNGPWAFQAMEKNGIDYGVAPMPKLPNGQPLKTFVGVKGWHVTSFSKQNDLATKFTEWVTNEENAKIRFEKTKEIPPVKAVMEDPIIKDNEAAKAVATQSENGIPMPNIPEMQEVWKPAGDALQLVVTDKEAPKAALDSAVKQIKGNIEANHSKQK; encoded by the coding sequence ATGAAGAAAGCATTATCATTATTAACTGTTTCAGCATTATCAATTGGTATGTTATCTGCATGCGGACCGAAAGATTCAGGGAAAAAAGAAGAAAGTAAAGCAAAGAAAGATTACGATCTACTCGTTTGGGAAGATGATAAAAAAGGTGTTGGTCTAGAACCAGCAGTGAAAAGCTTTGAGGAAAAATATAAAGTAAAAGTAAAAGTTGTTGAAATGCAAATGACAGATCAAGTGAAGAAGTTACGTCTTGATGGACCAGCGGGGACGGGACCAGATGTTGTAACATTACCACATGATCAAATCGGAAACGCAGTAACAGAAGGTTTACTTTCTGAAGTGAAAGCTGATGATGCTGTAAAGAGTAAATTTACTGATTCATCAATAGAAGCACAAACGTATAACGGAAAATTATATGGTTTACCAAAAGCAATTGAGACACCAGTCTTTATTTACAATAAAAAGCTAATGCCAAAAGCGCCAGAAACGATGGACGAGCTGTTTAACTTCTCAAAAGAATTTACGAAAGATGGCAAGTACGGATTTTTAGCATTAGGAGATAACTTCTACTTTGCTAATGCATTTATGGCAGGTATGGGTGGCTATGTGTTTGGTGAAAAAGATGGAAAACCAAATGCAAGTGATGTTGGATTAAATAATAGCGGAGCAGTACAAGGTGCTGAGTATCTTCAAAAATGGTACAAAGAAAAATTATTCCCGAAAGGTATTATCGGTGAATCTGGTGGACCTGCTGCTGATGGACTATTTAACGAAGGAAAAGCAGCATCTATCATGAACGGCCCTTGGGCGTTCCAAGCCATGGAAAAGAACGGAATTGATTATGGCGTTGCTCCAATGCCGAAATTACCAAATGGTCAACCATTGAAAACGTTTGTCGGGGTTAAAGGATGGCATGTAACAAGCTTCTCTAAACAAAATGATTTAGCTACTAAGTTCACTGAATGGGTAACGAACGAAGAAAACGCAAAAATTCGATTTGAGAAAACAAAAGAAATCCCTCCAGTAAAAGCAGTAATGGAAGATCCAATTATTAAAGATAATGAAGCTGCAAAAGCAGTTGCAACACAATCTGAAAATGGAATTCCAATGCCAAATATTCCAGAAATGCAAGAAGTTTGGAAACCAGCTGGAGATGCGCTTCAATTAGTTGTTACAGATAAAGAGGCACCAAAGGCGGCGCTTGATAGTGCAGTGAAACAAATTAAAGGTAATATTGAGGCAAATCATAGCAAGCAAAAATAA
- the malC gene encoding maltosaccharide ABC transporter permease MalC: MQTSMEPANGLNGSKHRKMATMLSIIPGVGQMYNKQFVKGLIFLVLTGSFIVAFADLLNMGLWGIVTLGTEVPRDHSVFLLVEGILALIVIVFGLGIYAFNLYDAYQNGKKRDIGTPLNSVKEQYRNLLDQGFPYLMVSPGFLLLIFVVVFPIIFVILIGFTNYDLYHSPPAKLVDWVGFKNFIDIFTLPMWRETFLSVFSWIVIWTFVATTLQVALGIFLAIIVNQPGIKGKAIIRTIFILPWAVPAFVSILVFSGMFNETFGAINNQVLALFGIEKIAWMTDPFWAKIALIMIQTWLGFPFVFAMTTGILQSIPGELYEAATVDGATAWQQFRKITLPLVLYATAPILITQYTFNFNNFSIIYLFNGGGPAVAGQDAGGTDILISWIYKLTMTSAQYGKAAALTMILSLIVITVALWQFKKTKSFQEEDMM; encoded by the coding sequence ATGCAAACATCTATGGAACCAGCAAACGGCTTAAACGGTTCAAAACATAGGAAAATGGCAACCATGCTATCAATCATTCCAGGCGTGGGCCAAATGTATAATAAACAATTTGTAAAAGGTCTTATTTTTCTAGTATTAACAGGCTCATTTATTGTAGCCTTTGCTGATTTATTAAATATGGGATTATGGGGAATTGTAACGCTTGGTACAGAAGTTCCACGTGATCATTCTGTCTTTCTATTAGTAGAAGGGATCTTGGCACTTATCGTCATCGTGTTTGGACTCGGAATATATGCATTTAATTTATATGATGCATACCAAAATGGGAAGAAACGTGATATAGGAACACCGTTAAACTCTGTCAAAGAGCAATATCGTAATTTACTAGACCAAGGTTTTCCATATTTAATGGTTTCACCAGGTTTTCTATTACTTATCTTTGTAGTTGTATTCCCAATCATCTTTGTAATTTTAATTGGATTTACGAACTATGATTTATATCATTCCCCTCCAGCTAAATTAGTAGATTGGGTCGGATTTAAAAACTTTATCGATATCTTTACTTTACCGATGTGGAGAGAGACATTTTTAAGTGTGTTCTCTTGGATTGTCATTTGGACATTCGTTGCAACGACATTACAAGTTGCGCTTGGTATTTTCTTAGCGATTATCGTAAATCAGCCTGGTATTAAAGGGAAGGCGATTATTCGAACAATCTTCATTTTACCGTGGGCAGTGCCAGCATTCGTATCCATTCTTGTCTTCTCTGGTATGTTTAATGAAACATTTGGAGCAATTAACAATCAAGTATTAGCTTTATTCGGAATTGAAAAGATTGCTTGGATGACAGATCCATTTTGGGCGAAGATTGCTTTAATTATGATTCAAACGTGGCTTGGATTCCCGTTCGTCTTTGCAATGACAACAGGTATACTGCAATCGATTCCGGGAGAATTATACGAAGCGGCTACAGTAGATGGAGCTACAGCTTGGCAACAGTTTCGTAAAATTACATTGCCACTTGTTCTATATGCAACAGCACCAATATTAATTACGCAATATACGTTTAACTTTAATAACTTTAGTATCATCTATCTATTTAACGGCGGAGGTCCTGCTGTAGCTGGACAAGACGCAGGTGGAACAGATATTTTAATTTCATGGATTTATAAGTTAACGATGACTTCGGCGCAGTACGGGAAGGCAGCAGCTCTTACAATGATCCTATCGTTAATCGTTATTACAGTTGCGTTATGGCAATTTAAGAAAACAAAATCATTCCAAGAAGAGGATATGATGTAA
- the malD gene encoding maltosaccharide ABC transporter permease MalD: MNIKRQKMLRLSLSYLVIFVMCAIIFYPLLWIIGSSFNPGDSLSGSSIIPQNATLDHYRKLLDLENSNYLLWYKNTLKVSVLTMIFSVLAISFTAYAFSRYRFVGRKNGLLTFLILQMIPNFAALIALYVLAQLTGLIDTHLALILIYVGGAIPMNTWLMKGYFDTIPKELDESARMDGAGHFRIFWQIIMPLAKPIVAVVALFTFIGPFTDFILASIILRTPENYTLAVGLYEMVAKKFGNEFTTFAAGSVLIAIPISILFLSLQKYFISGLTAGGTKG, translated from the coding sequence ATGAATATTAAAAGACAAAAGATGTTACGTCTCTCATTAAGTTATCTCGTTATTTTCGTAATGTGTGCCATCATTTTCTATCCATTATTATGGATTATTGGCTCATCGTTTAATCCGGGTGATAGTTTATCTGGATCAAGTATTATTCCACAAAATGCAACGTTAGATCATTATCGTAAGTTATTAGATTTAGAGAATAGTAATTATTTACTATGGTATAAAAACACATTAAAAGTAAGTGTTTTAACGATGATTTTCTCAGTGTTAGCAATTAGTTTTACTGCTTATGCATTTTCGAGATACCGTTTTGTTGGAAGAAAAAATGGTTTATTAACATTTTTAATTTTGCAAATGATTCCAAACTTTGCAGCGTTAATCGCTCTATACGTATTAGCGCAGTTAACAGGATTAATTGATACGCACCTTGCATTAATTTTAATTTATGTAGGCGGGGCAATTCCAATGAATACATGGCTTATGAAAGGGTATTTTGATACGATTCCGAAAGAATTGGATGAATCAGCTCGTATGGATGGAGCAGGACATTTCCGTATTTTTTGGCAAATCATTATGCCGCTTGCAAAGCCAATCGTAGCAGTTGTAGCATTATTCACTTTCATAGGTCCATTTACAGATTTCATTTTAGCAAGTATTATTTTGCGCACACCAGAAAATTATACGTTAGCAGTTGGATTATATGAAATGGTAGCGAAGAAATTTGGTAATGAATTTACAACGTTCGCAGCGGGTTCCGTGTTGATTGCAATCCCGATTTCAATTTTATTCCTATCACTACAAAAATACTTTATCTCTGGTTTAACTGCTGGAGGTACAAAAGGATGA